From Thalassovita sp.:
AAAACACCTGCGCCAGTTCCGCGTCAGTCCCGGTTGTTATCTCTAGCTGAGCGGCCAGATCATGGTTAAACGCCAAGAGAGTGGGCGCGCTGACCGGGGTTGCGGATTGGCGGGTGAAAAAGCGATCCGGCAGGGTGCCGTAGCTGTTGTCAAAGGGGATATGCAGGGTCATGTGGGGCAAGCTAACGCCCCACACAGCAAAGGCAATCCAATTCGATCAGCTTTCACGGGTCATCAGCACATAGCCGTCCCGCGGGGTGAAATGCAGCCGTTTGTAAAACCGCTGCGCCGCCTCATCGTCCGCACGCACTTCGAGGTGCAGCGCCTTCAGGCCCGCGCTTGCCAGCGCTTTGGGCAGTTCGCTCAGCACCTCATGGCCAATGCCTCGACCACGCACGGATTCGCGCAAGAAAATCTCATCCACCGTGCCATCAAGACCGCCGAACTCAATCGACCAGCCAAAGCTGATCACCACATAACCGATCGGCGCCATACGCGGGCCGATCAGATAGGCGACGCCCAGCGGGCTGCCCTCCAGCAGCGGCATCAGGGCCGCGATGCGATGATCCTGACTGACGGTGATGCCCATATGATCGTGAAACGCCGCCACCAGAGGCAACAGCTTTTCCAGATCTTCCGGCCGGGCGAGGCGCAGCGCGGTCACAGCCGGGCAATCCGCTCAGCGATCAGTGCGAAGAACCCGTCAGAGTCTACATCGCCCATGAAGGTCGCATTGGCAGGCCGGTCGGTCACGCCCCACCAATCGGCCACGGTCATGCCCATGGTCAGCTCGGACTGGGTTTCAATTTCCACATTGATGTGGCGGCCTTTGAACAGCTCAGGCCTAATCAGATAGGCGGTGACGCAAGGATCATGCAGCGGCGCCCCGTCGGAGCCGTATTTTTCCTTGTCAAACCGTTCAAAGAAATCGGTCATTTCGGCCACGGCGATCCCCACACGGTTGCCGATATTGCGGAAGGCATCATTGCGCGCCGGGGTGACCAGCGCCTTATGGGTGACATCCAGCGGCATGACCACAATCGGAACGCCTGATTTGAACACGATATCAGCGGCTTGTGGGTCGACGTAGATGTTGAACTCGGCGGCTGGGGTGATGTTGCCCACCTCAAAGTAGGCGCCACCCATCAGAACGATTTCCTGCACCTTTTCAACAACATCGGGCGCTTTTTCAAAGGCGGTGGCGATATTGGTCAGCGGCCCCAGCGGGCAGAGTGTAACCGTGCCAGAGGCCTCAGCGCGCAGCGTGTCGATGATGAAATCAACACCGTGCTGCTCCTGCAGCGGCATGGTGGGATCGGGCAGCACCGGGCCGTTCAGGCCAGTTTCGCCATGCACATGTTCGGCGGTGACCAGCGGGCGGCCCATCGGGCGATCACAGCCGGCAAAAACCTTCACATCTGGGCGGCCGGCCAGTTCGCAGACCCGGCGCGCGTTGCTTTCGGTCAGCGACAGCGGCACGTTGCCGGCCACAGCGGTGATGCCAAGCACCTCGATCTCCTCCGGGCTGCCCAGCGCCAGAAGAATGGCAACGGCGTCGTCCTGTCCGGGATCCGTGTCGATGATGATTTTGCGCTTGTCCATATCCGCCTCCTTGATGGAGCGCGGAGAGTGACCTTATTGCGCCCGGATGTCCAGACAGGAGAGTTGCGGCAGCGGGGGAAATTCGGCGAAACTCCGCGCCTCTCAATTAGCGTTCGGTCACCTGCTCCAGCCGGTCGCGGAAGGCTTTGAAGCGGCGGTTGGCCTGCGCCCAGGGGAAGGCATAACTGGGGTCGGGAACCGCCCAGCCGTCGCCGTAGTTCTGGACCAGAACATCGGGTGCGTTGCGCGGAATGGGCAGGCCAGTGATCGGGCAAACCTCTGTCGGCAACACGTGATCGGCTGCAAGATCGCCACAACAATAGGGGTAGACGTAAAGCTGACCGGCTTGGATCCAGGCTGGGAACAAATCGATGTTGCAGGGACCTTCGGTGGTCAGCTTGCGCATCGCCGGATTGCGCGGTGGATTCGGGCTGAGCAGGCCCTGATCGGCCAGCTGGACCGTGATCTTGTGCCAGGTCTCTGCGGCCTCTTCCTGGCTATTCGCCTCGAACACCAGAGCCAGATCCACATCGTCGTCATGTGGGATCAACTTGCCATCCCGCACCACCCCAAGGAGGGTTCCGGAATTGAGGAAGGCCTGAAACCCAAGCGCCTGAAGTTTTACAATGCCGTCGCCGACTGCGGACCAAATCTCATCATGATCCATGTCCTGAAAGGAACGGTGGAAAAACAAACCGTCCAGCTGGTCGGGACCAGGGCAGGCGTATTTCAAAACCTGTTCAAATTGCTGATAGGTTTCTGGCTGCCCGGCCTCGATCCCGGCGCGAAAGAGGCGAAACAGGGGTTTCTGGGCCTGACGGGCGCGGCCGCCGCGGGCCATGGTCGACAGGATGCGTGCCTGCAAAAATGCAGGCTCCTTGTCCAGTTCCGGATGCTCCTCGGCCAGTTCGCCCAGTTCGATCACCATCGCGCGGGGG
This genomic window contains:
- a CDS encoding GNAT family N-acetyltransferase, giving the protein MTALRLARPEDLEKLLPLVAAFHDHMGITVSQDHRIAALMPLLEGSPLGVAYLIGPRMAPIGYVVISFGWSIEFGGLDGTVDEIFLRESVRGRGIGHEVLSELPKALASAGLKALHLEVRADDEAAQRFYKRLHFTPRDGYVLMTRES
- a CDS encoding nucleoside hydrolase; the protein is MDKRKIIIDTDPGQDDAVAILLALGSPEEIEVLGITAVAGNVPLSLTESNARRVCELAGRPDVKVFAGCDRPMGRPLVTAEHVHGETGLNGPVLPDPTMPLQEQHGVDFIIDTLRAEASGTVTLCPLGPLTNIATAFEKAPDVVEKVQEIVLMGGAYFEVGNITPAAEFNIYVDPQAADIVFKSGVPIVVMPLDVTHKALVTPARNDAFRNIGNRVGIAVAEMTDFFERFDKEKYGSDGAPLHDPCVTAYLIRPELFKGRHINVEIETQSELTMGMTVADWWGVTDRPANATFMGDVDSDGFFALIAERIARL
- a CDS encoding LicD family protein translates to MDRPSKALAQARRRAEDIRKLALAHLLTPQAGYRPRAMVIELGELAEEHPELDKEPAFLQARILSTMARGGRARQAQKPLFRLFRAGIEAGQPETYQQFEQVLKYACPGPDQLDGLFFHRSFQDMDHDEIWSAVGDGIVKLQALGFQAFLNSGTLLGVVRDGKLIPHDDDVDLALVFEANSQEEAAETWHKITVQLADQGLLSPNPPRNPAMRKLTTEGPCNIDLFPAWIQAGQLYVYPYCCGDLAADHVLPTEVCPITGLPIPRNAPDVLVQNYGDGWAVPDPSYAFPWAQANRRFKAFRDRLEQVTER